Part of the Orcinus orca chromosome 5, mOrcOrc1.1, whole genome shotgun sequence genome, TAACATTTTTGCTTCATgaacaattactttaaaaaacGAATgcaattctttcatttaaaagtcCACATTCATAAAAAAAGGTCTTTGAAGGTTAATGTATTTCATTTGGACTAGAACCTAATTAAGCGTTCTTATTAAAATGGGCACATGCTATTACACCCATTGCTAGAGTACAGTATATAACTGTCCACTATAGAAGGTAATGTTCACACTCACAAACTTCCCTCTGCAACTCAGTTGAACTTAGAACTCCTGCAACATGTCTTTCAACTGCAGCTCCGGAaacttctcctccctctccctcagaGGTTACCTGGGGTACCCAGTTTCCACCTATGATTCTTTCTACCCCAGCAATATAATctacccccaccccagcactTTCCAGCTGGGGTCCTCTCTCCACAGGGGTTGTCATGAGACCTTCTTTAAGCCCACCAGCTTCCAGACACCCTGGGCTGTGACCAGATCCTACCAGAAATCCTACTTCCATCCAAAAAATATCATCTTCCACAGTCCCTGCCAAACAAATTACACTGGATCTCTAGGTTTTGGAAATACTGGCCTTGGATCTTTTGGTTATGGAAATACTGGCTTGCAGTCTCTGGGGTGTGGATCCAGCTTCTGCTGCCCAACTTACTTTTCTTCCAGGAATTGCCAATCATCTTGTTACCAACCAGCCTTTAGCTCTCGTTTTTTTGCATAAATTTACTGAATGTCTCCCGTTACCTCATGGTTATATCTGCACTTTATGAAACTTTAACACTCAGCCTCTCCAACATCTTTGACTACTGACCATCTTCAACACTAGGACTCGCTATCACAGTCCTCCCAGAAGTAACAAAGTAACCTTGGCCTGTAACCTTTTCTAAATCAGACATGTGAGATATATCTTGAATTTTCATTCCTATACCAATGTTCTGAATCATTTCTGTTACTATCTTAATAAGATTCTTATTTTCCTCCTGAGACTCTTTCACTTAAGTGTATTTCAAATAGATATggcatttaaaataaacttatttctcTAGCATGAATTATGGCATTCCATTTTTTTATCCATATGGTACATTTAGTGAATGCATCCAGTAACTTCAACTGTCTTCATTAGCTAAAcatcttgttgttgttttctttgtttcgtatgtttcattaatattttgcTGGGTAGAAAAGAGGAAGTTTAGAGAATCTAAATATATGGCATATCTTATGTCTTAACAGGTTTATATTCCTCAATGGGTGCATTTGTTCACCTAATTGCtttagaaaattttgtttttaggtaGGCATTcgttgaaaaatatttattgtgttctGGTGCTAGACCAGGCATTTATGCTGAATGAAGACATAAATTCCCTGCCTTCAcggaattcacacacacactattttaaCTCACTGCCATGTAGCAAGtgcaaaatggtgataaaaaCATGTTTCAAAGGGAACACAAAGAACAGAAACTTCAAAGAATGGTGAGAATATCACACAAAACTCATTATTGACAATAGTAAGTGTAAATTACCagttcatataaaaatataaatcttgcTGTTCTAATGTGTTAGTTGTGGTCCTTTGAGAAATAGCTGCTCTCTAGGATTTG contains:
- the LOC117199319 gene encoding keratin-associated protein 15-1 — encoded protein: MSFNCSSGNFSSLSLRGYLGYPVSTYDSFYPSNIIYPHPSTFQLGSSLHRGCHETFFKPTSFQTPWAVTRSYQKSYFHPKNIIFHSPCQTNYTGSLGFGNTGLGSFGYGNTGLQSLGCGSSFCCPTYFSSRNCQSSCYQPAFSSRFFA